From the genome of Lineus longissimus chromosome 8, tnLinLong1.2, whole genome shotgun sequence, one region includes:
- the LOC135492076 gene encoding UDP-N-acetylhexosamine pyrophosphorylase-like isoform X2: protein MLAKNFFRCHPSVLENSSEPPAKKLNFKMDYEQLKTKLKSFGQEHLLEWWSSLPESEQKELYADLCDINFAQVDRYFKRCNNQLNTTQKVDENIEPVPKNLCGSISRTEKETLEAYENEGFRLISEGKVAVLLLAGGQGTRLGVPYPKGMYDVGLPSGKTLYHLQAERICRMQTMAKEKMGKAGIIPWYIMTSEKTKEPTHDYFANHDYFGLSKDNMVLFEQFQLPCLTFDGKIILDQPHKVARAPDGNGGLYRALGDCGIIDDMESRGIEHINVYCVDNILVKMADPVFTGFCHSIGADCGAKVAEKAFPTEPVGVVCRVDGLYKVVEYSEISLETAERRNPDGQLTFNAGNICNHYFSINFLKDMVYKYEDKLHHHVAKKKIPFVDKNMCQQKPTQPNGIKMEKFVFDVFQFSKKFAVWEVLREDEFSPLKNADGADKDTPTTARLSVSNLHRRFVLRAGGKFIRDDGTVIPDIPSQRTGEPGDDPIVCEISPLISFAGENLEHIVAKKEFIPPLEITTNKKGGFVIRSGQLC, encoded by the exons GAACTTCTTCCGTTGCCATCCGTCAGTGTTGGAGAATTCGTCCGAACCGCCAGCAAAGAAACTCAACTTCAAAATGGATTACGAGCAGCTCAAGACGAAATTGAAATCGTTCGGCCAGGAGCACCTGCTCGAGTGGTGGAGCTCGCTCCCAGAAAGTGAACAAAAGGAACTCTATGCCGATCTCTGTGATATCAACTTCGCACAGGTGGATCGCTATTTCAAGCGATGTAACAACCAGTTGAATACGACGCAGAAGGTTGATGAAAATATCGAACCCGTCCCGAAGAATTTGTGCGGAAGTATTTCGCGGACGGAGAAGGAGACACTCGAGGCCTATGAGAATGAAG GTTTCCGCTTGATATCGGAGGGGAAAGTTGCAGTCCTTCTCTTAGCTGGTGGTCAAGGGACTCGACTTGGCGTACCCTATCCAAAGGGGATGTACGACGTCGGTCTGCCGTCAGGGAAAACTCTGTACCACTTGCAGGCCGAGAGGATCTGCAGGATGCAGACAATGGCTAAGGAAAAGATGGGAAAGGCGGGGATAATTCCATG GTACATCATGACCAGTGAAAAAACTAAAGAACCAACTCATGATTATTTTGCCAACCACGATTACTTCGGATTGTCCAAGGATAACATGGTCTTATTTGAACAGTTCCAGCTGCCATGTCTGACCTTTGATGGGAAAATCATTCTCGACCAGCCGCACAAAGTGGCAAGGGCACCAG ATGGTAACGGTGGGTTATATCGCGCATTAGGGGACTGTGGCATAATAGACGACATGGAATCCCGGGGCATCGAGCATATAAATGTCTACTGTGTAGACAACATATTGGTGAAAATGGCTGATCCGGTGTTTACCGGGTTTTGTCATTCCATTGGAGCAGACTGTGGCGCTAAG GTTGCAGAAAAAGCCTTCCCTACCGAGCCTGTCGGGGTGGTATGTCGAGTAGACGGTTTATACAAGGTGGTCGAATACAGCGAGATCTCATTGGAGACGGCCGAGCGGAGAAACCCAGACGGCCAACTGACCTTCAACGCGGGCAACATTTGTAACCATTATTTTTCGATTAATTTCCTCAAGGATATGGTCTA TAAGTATGAAGACAAGTTACATCACCATGTTGCCAAGAAGAAAATTCCCTTCGTTGACAAGAACATGTGTCAGCAGAAACCCACGCAGCCTAACGGAATCAAGATGGAAAAATTTGTGTTTGATGTCTTCCAGTTTTCAAA AAAATTTGCCGTTTGGGAGGTGTTGAGAGAAGATGAGTTTTCGCCTTTGAAGAACGCCGACGGCGCCGATAAGGACACGCCAACTACTGCTCGGTTATCCGTGTCGAACTTACACCGGAGATTCGTCCTGCGAGCTGGAGGGAAGTTCATACGCGATGATGGCACTGTGATTCCTGACATTCCAAG CCAAAGAACGGGTGAACCCGGTGATGATCCAATTGTTTGTGAGATCTCACCGTTAATCAGCTTTGCAGGAGAG AACCTCGAGCATATCGTCGCCAAGAAAGAATTCATTCCACCACTGGAGATCACGACGAACAAGAAGGGAGGATTTGTAATCAGGAGCGGGCAGCTGTGTTAG
- the LOC135492076 gene encoding UDP-N-acetylhexosamine pyrophosphorylase-like isoform X3: MDYEQLKTKLKSFGQEHLLEWWSSLPESEQKELYADLCDINFAQVDRYFKRCNNQLNTTQKVDENIEPVPKNLCGSISRTEKETLEAYENEGFRLISEGKVAVLLLAGGQGTRLGVPYPKGMYDVGLPSGKTLYHLQAERICRMQTMAKEKMGKAGIIPWYIMTSEKTKEPTHDYFANHDYFGLSKDNMVLFEQFQLPCLTFDGKIILDQPHKVARAPDGNGGLYRALGDCGIIDDMESRGIEHINVYCVDNILVKMADPVFTGFCHSIGADCGAKVAEKAFPTEPVGVVCRVDGLYKVVEYSEISLETAERRNPDGQLTFNAGNICNHYFSINFLKDMVYKYEDKLHHHVAKKKIPFVDKNMCQQKPTQPNGIKMEKFVFDVFQFSKKFAVWEVLREDEFSPLKNADGADKDTPTTARLSVSNLHRRFVLRAGGKFIRDDGTVIPDIPSYVKGGLPPNYTHSQRTGEPGDDPIVCEISPLISFAGENLEHIVAKKEFIPPLEITTNKKGGFVIRSGQLC, translated from the exons ATGGATTACGAGCAGCTCAAGACGAAATTGAAATCGTTCGGCCAGGAGCACCTGCTCGAGTGGTGGAGCTCGCTCCCAGAAAGTGAACAAAAGGAACTCTATGCCGATCTCTGTGATATCAACTTCGCACAGGTGGATCGCTATTTCAAGCGATGTAACAACCAGTTGAATACGACGCAGAAGGTTGATGAAAATATCGAACCCGTCCCGAAGAATTTGTGCGGAAGTATTTCGCGGACGGAGAAGGAGACACTCGAGGCCTATGAGAATGAAG GTTTCCGCTTGATATCGGAGGGGAAAGTTGCAGTCCTTCTCTTAGCTGGTGGTCAAGGGACTCGACTTGGCGTACCCTATCCAAAGGGGATGTACGACGTCGGTCTGCCGTCAGGGAAAACTCTGTACCACTTGCAGGCCGAGAGGATCTGCAGGATGCAGACAATGGCTAAGGAAAAGATGGGAAAGGCGGGGATAATTCCATG GTACATCATGACCAGTGAAAAAACTAAAGAACCAACTCATGATTATTTTGCCAACCACGATTACTTCGGATTGTCCAAGGATAACATGGTCTTATTTGAACAGTTCCAGCTGCCATGTCTGACCTTTGATGGGAAAATCATTCTCGACCAGCCGCACAAAGTGGCAAGGGCACCAG ATGGTAACGGTGGGTTATATCGCGCATTAGGGGACTGTGGCATAATAGACGACATGGAATCCCGGGGCATCGAGCATATAAATGTCTACTGTGTAGACAACATATTGGTGAAAATGGCTGATCCGGTGTTTACCGGGTTTTGTCATTCCATTGGAGCAGACTGTGGCGCTAAG GTTGCAGAAAAAGCCTTCCCTACCGAGCCTGTCGGGGTGGTATGTCGAGTAGACGGTTTATACAAGGTGGTCGAATACAGCGAGATCTCATTGGAGACGGCCGAGCGGAGAAACCCAGACGGCCAACTGACCTTCAACGCGGGCAACATTTGTAACCATTATTTTTCGATTAATTTCCTCAAGGATATGGTCTA TAAGTATGAAGACAAGTTACATCACCATGTTGCCAAGAAGAAAATTCCCTTCGTTGACAAGAACATGTGTCAGCAGAAACCCACGCAGCCTAACGGAATCAAGATGGAAAAATTTGTGTTTGATGTCTTCCAGTTTTCAAA AAAATTTGCCGTTTGGGAGGTGTTGAGAGAAGATGAGTTTTCGCCTTTGAAGAACGCCGACGGCGCCGATAAGGACACGCCAACTACTGCTCGGTTATCCGTGTCGAACTTACACCGGAGATTCGTCCTGCGAGCTGGAGGGAAGTTCATACGCGATGATGGCACTGTGATTCCTGACATTCCAAG CTATGTGAAAGGAGGTCTTCCGCCTAATTACACTCACAG CCAAAGAACGGGTGAACCCGGTGATGATCCAATTGTTTGTGAGATCTCACCGTTAATCAGCTTTGCAGGAGAG AACCTCGAGCATATCGTCGCCAAGAAAGAATTCATTCCACCACTGGAGATCACGACGAACAAGAAGGGAGGATTTGTAATCAGGAGCGGGCAGCTGTGTTAG
- the LOC135492076 gene encoding UDP-N-acetylhexosamine pyrophosphorylase-like isoform X4, protein MLAKNFFRCHPSVLENSSEPPAKKLNFKMDYEQLKTKLKSFGQEHLLEWWSSLPESEQKELYADLCDINFAQVDRYFKRCNNQLNTTQKVDENIEPVPKNLCGSISRTEKETLEAYENEGFRLISEGKVAVLLLAGGQGTRLGVPYPKGMYDVGLPSGKTLYHLQAERICRMQTMAKEKMGKAGIIPWYIMTSEKTKEPTHDYFANHDYFGLSKDNMVLFEQFQLPCLTFDGKIILDQPHKVARAPDGNGGLYRALGDCGIIDDMESRGIEHINVYCVDNILVKMADPVFTGFCHSIGADCGAKVAEKAFPTEPVGVVCRVDGLYKVVEYSEISLETAERRNPDGQLTFNAGNICNHYFSINFLKDMVYKYEDKLHHHVAKKKIPFVDKNMCQQKPTQPNGIKMEKFVFDVFQFSKKFAVWEVLREDEFSPLKNADGADKDTPTTARLSVSNLHRRFVLRAGGKFIRDDGTVIPDIPRFSTKYNPRTSVNHFDVL, encoded by the exons GAACTTCTTCCGTTGCCATCCGTCAGTGTTGGAGAATTCGTCCGAACCGCCAGCAAAGAAACTCAACTTCAAAATGGATTACGAGCAGCTCAAGACGAAATTGAAATCGTTCGGCCAGGAGCACCTGCTCGAGTGGTGGAGCTCGCTCCCAGAAAGTGAACAAAAGGAACTCTATGCCGATCTCTGTGATATCAACTTCGCACAGGTGGATCGCTATTTCAAGCGATGTAACAACCAGTTGAATACGACGCAGAAGGTTGATGAAAATATCGAACCCGTCCCGAAGAATTTGTGCGGAAGTATTTCGCGGACGGAGAAGGAGACACTCGAGGCCTATGAGAATGAAG GTTTCCGCTTGATATCGGAGGGGAAAGTTGCAGTCCTTCTCTTAGCTGGTGGTCAAGGGACTCGACTTGGCGTACCCTATCCAAAGGGGATGTACGACGTCGGTCTGCCGTCAGGGAAAACTCTGTACCACTTGCAGGCCGAGAGGATCTGCAGGATGCAGACAATGGCTAAGGAAAAGATGGGAAAGGCGGGGATAATTCCATG GTACATCATGACCAGTGAAAAAACTAAAGAACCAACTCATGATTATTTTGCCAACCACGATTACTTCGGATTGTCCAAGGATAACATGGTCTTATTTGAACAGTTCCAGCTGCCATGTCTGACCTTTGATGGGAAAATCATTCTCGACCAGCCGCACAAAGTGGCAAGGGCACCAG ATGGTAACGGTGGGTTATATCGCGCATTAGGGGACTGTGGCATAATAGACGACATGGAATCCCGGGGCATCGAGCATATAAATGTCTACTGTGTAGACAACATATTGGTGAAAATGGCTGATCCGGTGTTTACCGGGTTTTGTCATTCCATTGGAGCAGACTGTGGCGCTAAG GTTGCAGAAAAAGCCTTCCCTACCGAGCCTGTCGGGGTGGTATGTCGAGTAGACGGTTTATACAAGGTGGTCGAATACAGCGAGATCTCATTGGAGACGGCCGAGCGGAGAAACCCAGACGGCCAACTGACCTTCAACGCGGGCAACATTTGTAACCATTATTTTTCGATTAATTTCCTCAAGGATATGGTCTA TAAGTATGAAGACAAGTTACATCACCATGTTGCCAAGAAGAAAATTCCCTTCGTTGACAAGAACATGTGTCAGCAGAAACCCACGCAGCCTAACGGAATCAAGATGGAAAAATTTGTGTTTGATGTCTTCCAGTTTTCAAA AAAATTTGCCGTTTGGGAGGTGTTGAGAGAAGATGAGTTTTCGCCTTTGAAGAACGCCGACGGCGCCGATAAGGACACGCCAACTACTGCTCGGTTATCCGTGTCGAACTTACACCGGAGATTCGTCCTGCGAGCTGGAGGGAAGTTCATACGCGATGATGGCACTGTGATTCCTGACATTCCAAG attcagcactaaatataatcctcgtacaagcgtgaatcatttcgacgtactgtga
- the LOC135492076 gene encoding UDP-N-acetylhexosamine pyrophosphorylase-like isoform X1: MLAKNFFRCHPSVLENSSEPPAKKLNFKMDYEQLKTKLKSFGQEHLLEWWSSLPESEQKELYADLCDINFAQVDRYFKRCNNQLNTTQKVDENIEPVPKNLCGSISRTEKETLEAYENEGFRLISEGKVAVLLLAGGQGTRLGVPYPKGMYDVGLPSGKTLYHLQAERICRMQTMAKEKMGKAGIIPWYIMTSEKTKEPTHDYFANHDYFGLSKDNMVLFEQFQLPCLTFDGKIILDQPHKVARAPDGNGGLYRALGDCGIIDDMESRGIEHINVYCVDNILVKMADPVFTGFCHSIGADCGAKVAEKAFPTEPVGVVCRVDGLYKVVEYSEISLETAERRNPDGQLTFNAGNICNHYFSINFLKDMVYKYEDKLHHHVAKKKIPFVDKNMCQQKPTQPNGIKMEKFVFDVFQFSKKFAVWEVLREDEFSPLKNADGADKDTPTTARLSVSNLHRRFVLRAGGKFIRDDGTVIPDIPSYVKGGLPPNYTHSQRTGEPGDDPIVCEISPLISFAGENLEHIVAKKEFIPPLEITTNKKGGFVIRSGQLC, translated from the exons GAACTTCTTCCGTTGCCATCCGTCAGTGTTGGAGAATTCGTCCGAACCGCCAGCAAAGAAACTCAACTTCAAAATGGATTACGAGCAGCTCAAGACGAAATTGAAATCGTTCGGCCAGGAGCACCTGCTCGAGTGGTGGAGCTCGCTCCCAGAAAGTGAACAAAAGGAACTCTATGCCGATCTCTGTGATATCAACTTCGCACAGGTGGATCGCTATTTCAAGCGATGTAACAACCAGTTGAATACGACGCAGAAGGTTGATGAAAATATCGAACCCGTCCCGAAGAATTTGTGCGGAAGTATTTCGCGGACGGAGAAGGAGACACTCGAGGCCTATGAGAATGAAG GTTTCCGCTTGATATCGGAGGGGAAAGTTGCAGTCCTTCTCTTAGCTGGTGGTCAAGGGACTCGACTTGGCGTACCCTATCCAAAGGGGATGTACGACGTCGGTCTGCCGTCAGGGAAAACTCTGTACCACTTGCAGGCCGAGAGGATCTGCAGGATGCAGACAATGGCTAAGGAAAAGATGGGAAAGGCGGGGATAATTCCATG GTACATCATGACCAGTGAAAAAACTAAAGAACCAACTCATGATTATTTTGCCAACCACGATTACTTCGGATTGTCCAAGGATAACATGGTCTTATTTGAACAGTTCCAGCTGCCATGTCTGACCTTTGATGGGAAAATCATTCTCGACCAGCCGCACAAAGTGGCAAGGGCACCAG ATGGTAACGGTGGGTTATATCGCGCATTAGGGGACTGTGGCATAATAGACGACATGGAATCCCGGGGCATCGAGCATATAAATGTCTACTGTGTAGACAACATATTGGTGAAAATGGCTGATCCGGTGTTTACCGGGTTTTGTCATTCCATTGGAGCAGACTGTGGCGCTAAG GTTGCAGAAAAAGCCTTCCCTACCGAGCCTGTCGGGGTGGTATGTCGAGTAGACGGTTTATACAAGGTGGTCGAATACAGCGAGATCTCATTGGAGACGGCCGAGCGGAGAAACCCAGACGGCCAACTGACCTTCAACGCGGGCAACATTTGTAACCATTATTTTTCGATTAATTTCCTCAAGGATATGGTCTA TAAGTATGAAGACAAGTTACATCACCATGTTGCCAAGAAGAAAATTCCCTTCGTTGACAAGAACATGTGTCAGCAGAAACCCACGCAGCCTAACGGAATCAAGATGGAAAAATTTGTGTTTGATGTCTTCCAGTTTTCAAA AAAATTTGCCGTTTGGGAGGTGTTGAGAGAAGATGAGTTTTCGCCTTTGAAGAACGCCGACGGCGCCGATAAGGACACGCCAACTACTGCTCGGTTATCCGTGTCGAACTTACACCGGAGATTCGTCCTGCGAGCTGGAGGGAAGTTCATACGCGATGATGGCACTGTGATTCCTGACATTCCAAG CTATGTGAAAGGAGGTCTTCCGCCTAATTACACTCACAG CCAAAGAACGGGTGAACCCGGTGATGATCCAATTGTTTGTGAGATCTCACCGTTAATCAGCTTTGCAGGAGAG AACCTCGAGCATATCGTCGCCAAGAAAGAATTCATTCCACCACTGGAGATCACGACGAACAAGAAGGGAGGATTTGTAATCAGGAGCGGGCAGCTGTGTTAG